AATATTGTAAACCTGCTCAGTTAATAGAGTTGTTTCAATTCTAGACATTTTATATACTTCCTTTACTTTAACTATGATATTTTCAAACAGTAAAACTGGAAAAGTTGTAAGCGCTTTATTCTAATTATATCTTTACTGAGGTTAAAAAGAAAATGAGATTTCTTCCAGTCTTATATTAACTAGCCATTAGAATCGTCCAATTGTAACCGCTTTACTAAAATCGTTTGTTTTCATAAGACTTCCAAATTCAATGAATGACAAGGTTCTATACTTATAGCAAGATTTAACATTTAAAGAAATTACAAAAAAGTATTGACGTGTTAAACAAAAGAATGTAACCTAACAATAACATGTGAAATGTTACATGTCACTAGTTATTAATTAAAAAAAGAAAGCGATATCATTTTAAAGAAAGCGATATCATTTAATTGAAATGTTCGATTTATATTGATGAAATTTAGGGAGTGTAGATAAATGAAAGCGGTTAGAATTCCAGAAGCAAACGTCATTGAAATACTAGAGATTCCTGAACCAACGATAGAACAAGCTGATGATGTAAAGGTGAAAATTAAAAGAGTCGGCATTTGCGGATCGGATATGCATATTTATCACGGTACAAATCCTCTTGCAACATACCCGCGAATTGTTGGACACGAAGTAGCAGGAGAAATAGTCGAAATCGGCCCGAATGTAAAAAAAGTAGCTGTCGGCGACCATGTCGTCATTGAACCCATCCGTTATTGCGGCGAATGTTACGCTTGTAAAAACGATAGACCCAATGTATGTAAAGAAGTGTCTGTATTTGGTGTCCATGAAGACGGCGGTATGCGAGAAGTTGCGATTCTATCAGAGAAGCAAGTGCATAAAGTAAATCCGGAAATTGATTGGGATGAGGCAGTCATGGCAGAACCTTATACAATCGGGGCTCAAGCTACATGGAGGGGGAACGTCCAAGCTGGACAAACTGTATTTATCCAAGGTGCTGGACCTATCGGGATAACGGTTCTTAAAATGGCTAAACTGCGCGGTGCAACTGTTATTATGTCCGATTATACAAACGAAAGATTGGCGTTTGCAAAAGAAAATGGTGCAGACTACACGATCAATCCATCAGAAGTAGATGTAGAAA
This genomic window from Sporosarcina sp. Marseille-Q4063 contains:
- a CDS encoding zinc-binding alcohol dehydrogenase family protein, encoding MKAVRIPEANVIEILEIPEPTIEQADDVKVKIKRVGICGSDMHIYHGTNPLATYPRIVGHEVAGEIVEIGPNVKKVAVGDHVVIEPIRYCGECYACKNDRPNVCKEVSVFGVHEDGGMREVAILSEKQVHKVNPEIDWDEAVMAEPYTIGAQATWRGNVQAGQTVFIQGAGPIGITVLKMAKLRGATVIMSDYTNERLAFAKENGADYTINPSEVDVETKINEITNNEGANVVIDAVGLPQTFELSVNVASVAGNVVLLGFNATPSAIAQMEITKKELTITGSRLQTNQFGYVVGLINEKKLTHNGLVTHKFPVSQIKEAFEFIEKNPQLVRKAIIEFE